The proteins below are encoded in one region of Methanofollis aquaemaris:
- the cofD gene encoding 2-phospho-L-lactate transferase, which yields MITFLSGGTGTPKLLRGMRNLVNDDQIAVIVNTAEDMWVSGNHMSPDIDTVLYLFAGLLNTDTWWGIRGDTFSTHKFLEQFTHDEFIGIGDKDRAVHIARARMLWDGATLTGATAALAGALGVQARVLPMTDAEVTTYVETPEGPMHFQQYWVGHRGEVPIEGVIRKGEAAPKATPEALTAIREADAVIIGPSNPVTSISPILECAGVREVLKDQFVIAVSPFIGDRPVSGPAAALMEAWGMEPSSAGTYELYKDFVDVFVQDRRDETEVPGAMRLDTLMSNEGKAEALAWELMAVVRSAVQRRA from the coding sequence ATGATTACGTTCCTTTCAGGCGGGACCGGCACCCCGAAACTCCTGCGCGGGATGCGCAATCTCGTCAACGACGATCAGATTGCGGTCATCGTCAACACGGCGGAGGACATGTGGGTCTCGGGCAACCACATGTCTCCCGACATCGACACCGTGCTCTACCTCTTTGCCGGACTCCTGAACACCGACACCTGGTGGGGGATCAGGGGCGACACCTTCTCGACCCACAAGTTCCTGGAGCAGTTCACCCATGACGAGTTTATCGGCATCGGTGACAAGGACCGGGCGGTCCATATCGCGAGGGCGCGGATGCTCTGGGACGGCGCCACGCTTACCGGGGCGACGGCGGCCCTGGCCGGGGCGCTGGGAGTCCAGGCCCGCGTCCTCCCGATGACCGACGCCGAGGTGACGACCTATGTGGAGACGCCGGAGGGGCCGATGCATTTCCAGCAGTACTGGGTGGGCCACCGCGGCGAGGTGCCGATCGAGGGCGTGATCAGGAAAGGGGAGGCCGCGCCAAAGGCGACGCCCGAGGCCCTGACCGCGATCCGCGAGGCCGACGCTGTAATCATCGGGCCGTCCAACCCGGTGACAAGTATTTCGCCGATCCTGGAGTGTGCAGGGGTGAGGGAGGTGTTGAAGGATCAGTTCGTCATCGCCGTCTCTCCCTTCATCGGGGACCGCCCGGTCTCAGGCCCGGCCGCCGCCCTGATGGAAGCGTGGGGGATGGAGCCCTCGTCGGCAGGAACCTACGAACTCTACAAAGACTTCGTGGACGTCTTTGTCCAGGACCGGCGGGACGAGACCGAGGTGCCGGGTGCGATGCGCCTCGACACCCTGATGTCCAACGAGGGGAAGGCCGAGGCCCTTGCCTGGGAACTGATGGCGGTGGTCAGGAGCGCTGTTCAAAGGAGAGCCTGA
- a CDS encoding HD domain-containing protein has product MKIIKDPVHGDVEVGETALTLLDSPVLQRLRHIRQLGFAHLVYPGANHTRFEHSLGTMHLATTLARHLDLAPDETDLVTAAALLHDIGHGPFSHVSEAFMVELLGWGHEEVERLLATGATAALLDACGLDPDEVAAVINGRHRFAGLIHGDLDVDRMDYLLRDAHYTGVPYGLVDAGRLVRSTVLTENGVGLDFSGINAAESLLIARTLMRPVVYYHHVSRIATSMFHLALLSHLEGTGEDVGALMRMDDAALFTRLLGSPDAVARDLAARLYTRRLYKRAAYVGRDRVNAAAVQGRTSMRESRQIARAVAETAGVEPWTVLVDIPPFPTDMSMGVRVRDRDALVGLEEVSPLLTTLNETRRQQWRLGVYTVRDQREVVEQAATEVLHIKRPTQQDRLPI; this is encoded by the coding sequence ATGAAAATCATCAAAGACCCGGTACATGGCGACGTGGAAGTGGGAGAGACCGCGCTCACCCTCCTGGACTCGCCGGTGCTCCAACGTCTCCGCCACATCAGGCAACTCGGCTTCGCCCACCTCGTCTATCCTGGCGCCAACCACACGCGCTTCGAGCATTCGCTCGGGACAATGCACCTGGCGACCACCCTCGCTCGCCACCTCGACCTGGCCCCTGACGAGACCGACCTGGTCACCGCCGCCGCACTCCTGCACGACATCGGCCACGGCCCCTTCTCCCATGTGAGCGAGGCTTTCATGGTCGAACTGCTCGGATGGGGCCACGAGGAGGTGGAGCGGCTCCTGGCCACCGGGGCGACCGCCGCACTCCTCGACGCCTGCGGGCTCGACCCGGACGAGGTGGCGGCGGTCATCAACGGCCGTCACCGGTTCGCCGGGCTCATCCATGGCGACCTGGACGTGGACCGCATGGACTATCTGCTACGCGACGCCCACTATACCGGCGTCCCCTACGGGCTTGTCGACGCCGGACGACTCGTCCGCTCGACGGTGCTTACCGAGAACGGTGTGGGCCTCGACTTCAGCGGGATCAACGCCGCCGAGTCGCTGCTCATCGCCAGAACCCTGATGCGCCCGGTCGTCTACTATCACCACGTCTCCAGGATCGCAACCAGCATGTTCCACCTCGCCCTCCTCTCCCACCTGGAGGGGACCGGCGAGGACGTAGGCGCCTTGATGCGGATGGACGATGCCGCCCTCTTCACCCGCCTCCTCGGCTCGCCGGACGCGGTGGCCAGAGACCTCGCGGCGCGTTTGTATACGAGGCGGCTCTATAAGCGGGCGGCATATGTAGGACGAGACCGGGTGAATGCCGCGGCCGTGCAGGGCCGGACCTCGATGAGAGAGAGCAGGCAGATCGCGAGGGCAGTCGCGGAGACCGCCGGCGTCGAGCCCTGGACGGTGCTCGTCGACATCCCACCCTTCCCGACCGACATGTCGATGGGAGTGCGGGTGCGCGACCGCGACGCCCTGGTCGGGCTCGAAGAGGTCTCGCCCCTGCTCACCACCCTGAACGAGACGCGCCGGCAGCAGTGGCGGCTCGGCGTCTACACCGTGCGGGACCAGCGGGAGGTGGTGGAGCAGGCGGCGACCGAGGTGCTCCACATCAAGAGGCCGACCCAGCAGGACCGGCTGCCGATCTGA
- a CDS encoding UbiX family flavin prenyltransferase has protein sequence MKKKYVVGVTGASGIVYARRLLEVLSEQATVYLVVSEIAEEIARHEGIDLSDLPVIREDNHNLAAEIASGSFRYDGMVIVPCSMKTLASVSTGLSSTLIARAADVCLKERRRCILVLREMPLSRVHLKNMLAVDEAGATVMVASPPFYGRPQTIDDLVDMVVARILDHLGVDHDIGTRWSGYDDA, from the coding sequence ATGAAGAAGAAATATGTTGTCGGGGTGACCGGGGCAAGCGGGATCGTCTATGCCCGCCGCCTCCTCGAGGTGCTCAGCGAGCAGGCGACGGTATATCTTGTAGTTTCTGAAATTGCAGAGGAGATCGCACGCCACGAAGGGATCGACCTCTCCGACCTCCCGGTGATCAGGGAGGACAACCACAACCTGGCCGCCGAGATCGCCAGTGGGTCGTTCAGGTACGACGGGATGGTCATCGTCCCGTGCTCGATGAAGACCCTGGCCTCGGTCAGCACCGGGCTTTCGAGCACCCTCATCGCCAGAGCCGCCGACGTCTGTCTCAAGGAAAGGCGGCGGTGCATCCTGGTCCTGCGGGAGATGCCGCTCTCCAGGGTCCATCTCAAGAACATGCTCGCCGTCGACGAGGCCGGCGCAACGGTGATGGTGGCTAGTCCCCCATTCTATGGGAGACCACAGACGATCGACGACCTGGTGGATATGGTGGTGGCGCGGATCCTCGACCACCTGGGAGTCGATCACGATATCGGGACACGATGGAGTGGATATGATGATGCGTAA
- a CDS encoding UbiD family decarboxylase, protein MRKFIDEMREQGLVDEIERPVSTRFEAAQMAVKTDRVLYFHDCDGKEAVMNLTADRRALAAALGADEKGLIRRLAAATYEGNLKPMGRLEMRPADFSEFPVMTFYPKDGGPYITAGIVFSRLDGVENASIHRMMVTGKDRVAARLVEGRHTYVMHREALARGERLPVAVVIGAHPAVTFASCTRVPEGRELQFAAELLGGDLPVWECPNGVLVPEAEIVLEGYIGNETAEEGPFVDITGTYDFERIQPVIEFTGMWTKENPVYHSILPGGSEHRLLMGVPYEPKIYRAVAGVTTVRNVVLTTGGCGYLHGIVQVRKNTQGDGKNAIMAAFAAHTSLKHVVVVDEDIDPFDPEDVEYAIATRVRGDRDLLVVAGVRGSSLDPCREGDGTNVKIGVDATMTLGEEEKFVRAGWDE, encoded by the coding sequence ATGCGTAAGTTTATCGACGAGATGCGGGAGCAGGGACTGGTCGACGAGATCGAGCGGCCGGTCTCGACCAGGTTCGAGGCGGCGCAGATGGCGGTGAAGACCGACCGGGTCCTTTACTTCCATGACTGCGACGGGAAAGAGGCGGTGATGAACCTCACCGCCGACCGCAGGGCCCTTGCAGCGGCCCTCGGCGCCGACGAGAAGGGACTGATCCGGCGGCTTGCCGCGGCGACGTATGAGGGCAACCTCAAACCGATGGGCAGACTCGAAATGCGCCCGGCCGACTTTTCAGAGTTCCCGGTGATGACCTTTTACCCGAAGGACGGCGGCCCGTATATCACCGCAGGGATCGTCTTCTCCCGCCTCGACGGCGTGGAGAACGCCTCCATCCACCGGATGATGGTCACCGGCAAGGACCGGGTGGCCGCACGCCTGGTGGAAGGCCGGCACACCTACGTGATGCACCGGGAGGCCCTGGCGCGGGGCGAGCGCCTGCCGGTCGCGGTGGTGATCGGGGCGCACCCGGCGGTGACCTTTGCGAGTTGCACCCGCGTGCCGGAAGGCCGGGAACTCCAGTTCGCCGCAGAACTCCTCGGCGGCGACCTCCCGGTCTGGGAATGCCCCAACGGCGTCCTGGTCCCTGAGGCAGAGATCGTCCTTGAAGGTTATATCGGGAACGAGACCGCCGAGGAAGGGCCGTTCGTCGACATCACCGGCACCTACGACTTCGAACGGATTCAGCCGGTCATCGAGTTCACCGGGATGTGGACGAAAGAGAACCCGGTCTACCACTCCATCCTTCCCGGCGGGAGCGAGCACCGTCTCCTGATGGGAGTCCCGTACGAGCCCAAGATCTACCGGGCGGTGGCAGGGGTGACGACGGTCAGGAACGTCGTCCTCACCACCGGCGGCTGCGGTTACCTCCACGGGATCGTGCAGGTCCGCAAGAACACGCAGGGCGACGGGAAGAACGCGATCATGGCGGCTTTCGCGGCGCACACCTCCCTCAAGCATGTGGTGGTCGTCGACGAGGACATCGACCCCTTCGACCCCGAGGACGTGGAGTACGCCATCGCCACCAGGGTACGGGGCGACCGCGACCTCCTGGTGGTCGCCGGGGTGCGGGGCTCCTCCCTCGACCCCTGCCGCGAGGGCGACGGGACGAACGTGAAGATCGGGGTCGACGCCACGATGACCCTGGGAGAAGAAGAGAAATTTGTACGTGCAGGATGGGATGAATGA
- a CDS encoding aconitase X catalytic domain-containing protein: MQLEPEDEQILNGEYGETRQKMMELLVGLGKVFGADELIPITSAQVSGASYKTIGKWGLEWLRKMDAKVVVPTVLNPIGMDRLRWKEMEIPEDFAAKQKEVVEAYEHLGIELECTCTPYYLSITQFGEHLAWAESSAVCYANSVIGARTNREGGPAALAAGIIGKTPFYGLHIFKNRQPDVGVVIDDPSDLKDAADFGALGYVAGKSIGNRIPFFTGIRPNRDQLKAMGAAMAASGAVALFHVDTITPETRFPAFKKDVPDTIEVSMAEVREVFSAMDVDAVAVGCPHLSPEELETLSSMLIGKTVTKPFFVFAARGVIADHPQAVSAIERSGAKVYADTCVVVSPALDRYDRIMVNSGKALAYVPTMCGAVARIGTLEECVTVATS, translated from the coding sequence ATGCAACTGGAACCGGAAGACGAGCAGATCCTCAATGGTGAATATGGCGAAACCCGCCAGAAGATGATGGAACTCCTGGTCGGCCTCGGGAAGGTCTTCGGGGCCGACGAACTCATCCCGATCACGAGCGCCCAGGTGAGCGGAGCCTCGTACAAGACCATCGGGAAGTGGGGGCTCGAGTGGCTGCGCAAGATGGACGCGAAGGTCGTGGTCCCGACAGTCCTCAACCCGATCGGGATGGACCGGCTGCGCTGGAAGGAGATGGAGATCCCTGAGGACTTCGCGGCAAAGCAGAAAGAGGTGGTCGAGGCCTACGAACACCTCGGGATCGAACTCGAGTGCACCTGCACGCCGTATTATCTCTCCATCACCCAGTTCGGCGAGCACCTGGCATGGGCCGAGTCCTCCGCGGTCTGCTATGCCAACTCGGTCATCGGGGCGCGGACCAACCGCGAGGGCGGGCCGGCGGCCCTGGCCGCGGGGATCATCGGGAAGACTCCCTTCTACGGGCTGCACATCTTCAAGAACCGTCAGCCCGACGTCGGGGTCGTCATCGATGATCCCTCAGACCTGAAGGACGCCGCGGACTTCGGCGCACTCGGGTATGTGGCCGGCAAGAGCATCGGGAACAGGATCCCCTTCTTCACCGGGATCAGGCCCAACCGCGACCAGCTCAAGGCGATGGGCGCGGCGATGGCGGCGAGCGGGGCGGTGGCCCTCTTCCATGTGGACACCATTACGCCCGAGACCCGCTTCCCGGCCTTCAAAAAAGATGTTCCCGATACGATCGAGGTGAGCATGGCCGAGGTGCGCGAGGTCTTCTCGGCGATGGACGTCGACGCCGTCGCCGTCGGGTGCCCGCACCTCTCCCCGGAGGAACTCGAAACCCTCAGCAGTATGCTGATCGGCAAGACGGTGACAAAACCGTTCTTCGTCTTCGCGGCCCGCGGGGTCATCGCCGACCACCCGCAGGCGGTCAGCGCGATCGAGCGGAGCGGGGCAAAGGTCTATGCCGACACCTGCGTCGTCGTCTCCCCGGCCCTGGACCGCTACGACCGGATCATGGTCAACTCGGGCAAGGCCCTCGCGTATGTCCCGACAATGTGCGGGGCGGTGGCCAGGATCGGCACCCTCGAAGAGTGCGTGACCGTCGCCACGTCGTGA
- a CDS encoding putative cobaltochelatase produces the protein MVFHARRHVLPFTAIIGQEEMKKALLLNAINPRIGGVLIRGEKGTAKSTAVRALAALLPEIEVSEGCPFNCNPATLREMCEACAEKMRTGGITAEKRQVRVVDLPLGVTEDRLCGTIDIERAIKEGVRAIEPGILAGVNRGILYIDEVNLLDDHVADVLLDAAAMGVNVVEREGISLSHPARFILIGTMNPEEGELRPQLLDRFGLQVSVEGIEDVAKRMAIVKVAEGFEADPDGFARSCTSEQGDVREKIFEAQRLLPSVTVSDEILELVVGTCVRMGVRTHRAEITVVRTAKTIAAFDGRTEVDAEDVREAMELALPHRMRKKPFEEPKLDREHLDEAMEHAEQQREERSRHQGEADERPPEQEGGEGEQGGMPDTPPPRGGEVEEQVYDIGTPIDPSGVEMSRRRDRVRRRNLRGRRVETLSATRAGTVLSSRYPNGTGDIALDATLRAAAPYQRRREHNGLAVAIQEGDLRERVRVGRVSTSCLFVVDASGSMGAEKRMEAAKGAVLSMLLDSYQHRDRIGLVAFKGTEADLLLPLSSSVDLARKRLEDLPTGGRTPLQAGLSKGLEALINERRKNGEVIPMMVLISDGRANSPGGSEVRDEIIGLAGEIRANGIRTVVIDTETTGRTPFGIRLGYCRDIAEQAGGRYYRIGDLTPEGLRDIAAREQTAVASPWRMR, from the coding sequence ATGGTTTTCCATGCACGGAGGCACGTCCTCCCTTTCACCGCGATCATCGGGCAGGAAGAGATGAAAAAGGCCCTTCTTCTCAATGCGATCAATCCCAGGATCGGCGGAGTCCTGATCAGGGGTGAGAAAGGAACGGCAAAGTCCACCGCGGTGAGGGCGCTCGCGGCACTTCTTCCCGAGATCGAGGTCTCGGAAGGGTGTCCGTTCAACTGCAACCCGGCGACCCTCAGGGAGATGTGCGAGGCCTGTGCGGAAAAGATGCGGACCGGTGGCATCACGGCAGAAAAGAGACAGGTCAGGGTCGTCGACCTCCCTCTCGGTGTGACCGAAGATCGGCTCTGCGGGACGATCGACATCGAGCGGGCGATCAAGGAGGGGGTCAGGGCGATCGAGCCTGGTATCCTCGCCGGCGTGAACCGGGGGATCCTCTACATCGACGAGGTCAATCTCCTCGATGATCATGTTGCCGACGTGCTCCTCGATGCCGCTGCGATGGGTGTGAATGTCGTTGAGCGCGAGGGGATCTCCCTCTCCCACCCGGCGCGGTTCATCCTCATCGGGACGATGAACCCGGAGGAGGGAGAACTCCGCCCTCAACTCCTCGACCGTTTCGGGCTCCAGGTGAGCGTCGAGGGGATCGAGGACGTCGCGAAGCGGATGGCGATCGTGAAGGTCGCGGAGGGGTTCGAAGCAGACCCGGACGGGTTCGCGCGCTCCTGCACATCCGAACAGGGCGATGTGAGGGAGAAGATCTTCGAAGCGCAACGGCTGCTGCCTTCGGTCACGGTCTCTGACGAGATCCTCGAACTCGTGGTGGGCACCTGTGTCCGGATGGGGGTGAGGACACACCGCGCCGAGATCACCGTCGTGAGAACGGCAAAGACGATCGCCGCTTTCGACGGACGTACCGAGGTCGATGCCGAGGATGTCAGGGAGGCGATGGAACTTGCCCTGCCCCACAGGATGCGGAAGAAGCCCTTCGAAGAACCGAAACTTGACCGGGAACACCTCGACGAGGCGATGGAGCATGCTGAGCAGCAGCGCGAGGAACGGTCCCGGCATCAGGGAGAGGCGGACGAGAGGCCGCCCGAGCAGGAGGGCGGCGAGGGTGAGCAGGGGGGGATGCCCGACACTCCTCCTCCCCGGGGCGGCGAGGTCGAAGAGCAGGTCTATGATATCGGCACCCCGATCGATCCTTCCGGCGTGGAGATGTCCCGGCGGCGCGACCGGGTGAGACGACGGAACCTGAGGGGGAGACGGGTGGAGACCCTCTCCGCAACCCGCGCGGGCACGGTGCTCTCCTCGCGGTACCCGAACGGCACCGGGGACATCGCCCTCGACGCCACGCTCAGGGCGGCGGCACCGTACCAGCGCCGCCGGGAACACAACGGGCTTGCCGTCGCGATTCAGGAAGGCGACCTCAGAGAGCGGGTCAGGGTCGGCCGGGTCTCGACTTCGTGTCTTTTCGTCGTCGATGCGAGCGGTTCCATGGGGGCCGAGAAGAGGATGGAGGCGGCGAAAGGGGCGGTCCTCTCGATGCTCCTCGATTCGTACCAGCACCGCGACCGGATCGGGCTGGTGGCCTTCAAGGGGACCGAGGCCGACCTCCTCCTCCCTCTCTCTTCGAGCGTCGACCTCGCACGAAAACGGCTTGAAGACCTGCCGACCGGGGGCAGAACCCCCCTCCAGGCCGGACTCTCGAAGGGGCTCGAGGCCCTCATCAACGAACGGAGAAAGAACGGGGAGGTGATCCCGATGATGGTGCTGATCTCGGACGGCCGCGCAAACAGCCCGGGGGGAAGCGAGGTCAGGGACGAGATCATCGGTCTCGCCGGAGAGATCAGGGCGAACGGGATCCGCACCGTCGTCATCGACACCGAGACGACCGGAAGGACGCCCTTCGGGATCAGGCTCGGGTACTGCCGGGATATCGCCGAGCAGGCGGGGGGGCGGTACTACCGCATCGGCGACCTCACTCCCGAGGGTCTCAGGGATATCGCCGCCCGTGAACAGACGGCGGTGGCTTCGCCGTGGAGGATGAGGTGA
- a CDS encoding elongation factor EF-2: MTRRKKMVERVTELMDKPERIRNIGIVAHIDHGKTTLSDNLLAGAGMISEELAGRQLFMDSDEEEQARGITIDSSNVSMVHEYSGDEYLINMIDTPGHVDFGGDVTRAMRAVDGAVVVVDAVEGTMPQTETVLRQALKEGVKPVLFINKVDRLINELQVDATEMQIRLGRVIDKVNKLIKGMNEKMYNEGWKLDAAKGTVAFGSALYNWAVSAPFMKKSGVNFGEVFDRCRAEDMKTLAKKSPLAEVLLDMVVRHLPNPIEAQDRRVHIIWHGDYDSQVGKSMIDCDPKGPVAMMVTDISFDPHAGEVATGRLFSGTLRRGEEVYISGTAGKSNRLQQVGIFMGPERIEVESLCAGNIAAVTGLKDAIVGSTVTSMMEMTPFESLQHYSEPVMTVAVEAKNMKDLPKLVTVLRQVAKEDPTVKVTINEETGEHLISGMGELHLEIITGRIARDKGVEIVTSPPIVVYRETVSQKAGPVEGKSPNRHNRFYIELEPMDPKIVELIKSGEISMNLPEIERREALMEAGMEKDEAKNIKAIHGTNAFFDMTKGIQYLNETMELVFEGWREALAGGPLAEEEVQNLKIRLVDVKLHEDAIHRGPAQVIPAVRSAVKAGVLMAGDTLLEPMQKIQITVPMDQMGAATGQIQGRRGQVFDMQSIGDTITVVGRAPVAELFGFAGDLRSATEGRAMWSTEFAGFEMVPSGLLSEVVMSIRKRKGLKEQIPKPDDYLA; encoded by the coding sequence ATGACTAGAAGAAAAAAGATGGTAGAGCGGGTCACCGAGCTGATGGACAAGCCGGAGCGGATCCGTAACATTGGTATTGTAGCACACATCGACCACGGAAAGACCACCCTCTCGGACAACCTGCTTGCAGGCGCCGGGATGATCTCCGAGGAACTCGCCGGTCGTCAGCTCTTCATGGACTCTGACGAGGAGGAGCAGGCCCGCGGGATCACCATCGACTCGTCCAACGTCTCGATGGTCCACGAGTACTCCGGCGACGAGTACCTCATCAACATGATCGACACCCCCGGTCACGTCGACTTCGGTGGCGACGTCACCCGTGCGATGCGCGCGGTGGACGGCGCGGTTGTCGTCGTGGACGCTGTCGAGGGCACCATGCCCCAGACCGAGACAGTGCTCCGCCAGGCCCTCAAGGAGGGTGTCAAGCCTGTCCTGTTCATCAACAAGGTCGACCGCCTGATCAACGAGCTCCAGGTCGATGCCACCGAGATGCAGATCCGTCTCGGCCGTGTCATCGACAAGGTGAACAAGCTCATCAAGGGCATGAACGAGAAGATGTACAACGAAGGCTGGAAGCTCGACGCTGCAAAGGGCACCGTCGCATTCGGCTCGGCACTGTACAACTGGGCGGTCTCTGCTCCGTTCATGAAGAAGTCTGGCGTCAACTTCGGCGAGGTCTTTGATCGCTGCCGCGCCGAGGACATGAAGACCCTCGCCAAGAAGAGCCCGCTCGCCGAGGTTCTCCTTGATATGGTCGTCAGGCACCTGCCAAACCCGATCGAGGCACAGGACCGTCGTGTCCACATCATCTGGCACGGCGACTATGATTCTCAGGTTGGCAAGTCCATGATCGACTGCGACCCGAAGGGGCCGGTCGCCATGATGGTCACCGACATCTCCTTCGACCCGCATGCGGGTGAGGTTGCCACCGGTCGTCTCTTCTCCGGCACGCTTCGCCGCGGTGAAGAGGTCTACATCTCCGGCACCGCCGGCAAGTCCAACCGTCTCCAGCAGGTCGGTATCTTCATGGGCCCCGAGAGGATCGAGGTCGAGAGCCTCTGCGCCGGCAACATCGCCGCCGTCACCGGTCTCAAGGACGCCATCGTCGGCTCCACCGTCACGTCGATGATGGAGATGACTCCGTTCGAGTCCCTCCAGCACTACTCCGAGCCGGTCATGACCGTCGCCGTCGAGGCGAAGAACATGAAGGACCTCCCGAAGCTCGTCACCGTGCTCCGTCAGGTCGCCAAGGAAGACCCGACGGTCAAGGTCACCATCAACGAGGAGACCGGCGAGCACCTCATCTCAGGGATGGGCGAACTCCACCTTGAGATCATCACCGGGAGGATCGCGAGGGACAAGGGTGTCGAGATCGTCACCTCCCCGCCGATCGTCGTCTACCGTGAGACGGTCTCCCAGAAGGCCGGACCGGTGGAGGGCAAGTCCCCGAACCGCCACAACAGGTTCTACATCGAACTCGAACCGATGGACCCGAAGATCGTCGAGTTGATCAAGAGCGGTGAGATCTCCATGAACCTGCCTGAAATCGAACGGCGTGAAGCCCTTATGGAGGCAGGTATGGAGAAGGACGAGGCCAAGAATATCAAGGCTATCCACGGCACGAACGCCTTCTTCGACATGACCAAGGGTATCCAGTACCTCAACGAGACGATGGAACTGGTCTTCGAGGGCTGGCGCGAGGCTCTCGCCGGCGGTCCGCTCGCCGAGGAAGAGGTTCAGAACCTCAAGATCCGCCTCGTCGATGTGAAGCTCCACGAGGACGCCATCCACCGCGGTCCCGCCCAGGTCATCCCTGCGGTCAGGTCGGCGGTCAAGGCCGGTGTCCTCATGGCAGGCGACACGCTCCTTGAGCCGATGCAGAAGATCCAGATCACGGTCCCGATGGACCAGATGGGTGCTGCTACGGGTCAGATCCAGGGTCGGCGCGGCCAGGTCTTTGACATGCAGAGCATCGGCGACACGATCACTGTCGTCGGCAGGGCGCCGGTGGCCGAACTCTTCGGGTTTGCGGGCGACCTCAGGTCGGCGACCGAAGGGCGTGCGATGTGGTCCACCGAGTTTGCCGGGTTCGAGATGGTGCCGTCCGGTCTCCTGAGCGAGGTCGTGATGAGCATCAGGAAGCGTAAGGGTCTGAAGGAACAGATCCCGAAGCCTGACGATTATCTGGCGTGA
- a CDS encoding 30S ribosomal protein S7, producing the protein MTEVEVPVEAEEPQESGVKRLLFNKWDLSEVQINDPGLARYVNLTSMIVPHSCGKLSQQQFAKSEMLIVERLINKIMQTEHNTGKKQVAIGIVERAFERVYQKTKNNPAQVLVDAVSNAGPREETVRLKYGGINVPKSVDTAPQRRVDAAIGFLATATYNGSHKSRRSASDVLADELIAAAKGDAKCFSVSKKEERERVAKAAR; encoded by the coding sequence ATGACTGAAGTAGAAGTTCCTGTCGAGGCAGAAGAACCGCAAGAAAGCGGTGTAAAGAGGCTCCTCTTCAACAAGTGGGATCTCTCTGAGGTGCAGATCAACGACCCCGGCCTTGCCAGGTACGTCAACCTCACCTCCATGATCGTGCCGCACTCCTGCGGGAAACTCTCGCAGCAGCAGTTTGCAAAGAGCGAGATGCTCATCGTTGAGCGGCTGATCAACAAGATCATGCAGACCGAACACAACACCGGCAAGAAGCAGGTGGCAATCGGGATCGTCGAGCGGGCCTTTGAACGGGTCTACCAGAAGACGAAGAACAACCCGGCCCAGGTGCTTGTCGATGCAGTCTCCAATGCGGGCCCCCGCGAGGAGACGGTTCGTCTGAAATACGGTGGTATCAATGTCCCCAAGTCCGTCGACACCGCCCCGCAGCGCCGGGTGGATGCGGCTATCGGGTTCCTCGCCACCGCAACCTATAATGGCTCTCACAAGAGCAGGCGGTCGGCCTCCGACGTCCTTGCCGACGAGTTGATCGCCGCAGCCAAGGGTGACGCCAAGTGCTTCTCGGTCTCAAAGAAAGAGGAACGCGAGCGTGTTGCCAAGGCTGCACGATAA
- a CDS encoding 30S ribosomal protein S12 codes for MGKGKFAARKLKREANKTRWNDVNYARRELMLDIKSDPLEGAPQARGIVLEKVGVEAKQPNSAIRKCVRVQLIKNGRQVTAFAVGDGAINFIDEHDEVTIEGIGGRLGRSKGDIPGVRFAVTKVNDVSLPEMVLGRKEKPRR; via the coding sequence ATGGGAAAGGGAAAATTTGCAGCCAGAAAGCTGAAGCGCGAGGCCAACAAGACTCGTTGGAACGATGTGAACTACGCACGTCGTGAATTGATGCTCGACATTAAGTCTGACCCGCTCGAGGGCGCCCCACAGGCCCGCGGCATCGTGCTCGAGAAGGTTGGTGTCGAGGCCAAACAGCCGAACTCGGCAATCAGAAAGTGCGTGCGTGTCCAGTTGATCAAGAACGGCCGTCAGGTCACGGCGTTTGCCGTCGGCGACGGTGCTATCAACTTCATCGACGAGCACGACGAAGTGACAATCGAAGGTATCGGCGGCCGTCTCGGCCGTTCCAAGGGTGATATCCCTGGTGTCCGTTTTGCGGTGACCAAGGTCAACGACGTATCTCTCCCTGAGATGGTCCTCGGCCGTAAGGAGAAGCCGCGCAGGTGA
- a CDS encoding 6-carboxytetrahydropterin synthase, protein MVTCIYKVAHFDASHRLLHYQGKCNRLHGHRWRVEVWVKGTPDPRTGILVDFNTIKDVVDRFDHQVILNEEDPMAECLGHFQEVVTTTGDPTSEVLAAVIADLINRACAEEGSDATVTKIRVWEAETCYAEIEYAGL, encoded by the coding sequence ATGGTCACCTGTATCTACAAGGTCGCGCACTTTGACGCGAGCCACCGCCTGCTCCATTACCAGGGCAAATGCAACCGGCTCCACGGTCACCGGTGGCGGGTGGAGGTCTGGGTGAAGGGGACGCCGGACCCGCGGACCGGGATCCTCGTCGACTTCAATACCATAAAGGACGTGGTGGACCGCTTCGACCACCAGGTCATCCTCAACGAGGAGGATCCCATGGCAGAATGTCTGGGGCATTTCCAGGAGGTCGTGACCACGACGGGCGACCCGACGAGCGAGGTGCTCGCAGCGGTCATCGCCGACCTCATCAATAGGGCGTGTGCCGAGGAGGGGAGCGATGCAACGGTGACAAAGATCAGGGTCTGGGAGGCCGAGACCTGCTACGCGGAGATCGAGTATGCGGGTCTGTGA